Below is a window of Rhodamnia argentea isolate NSW1041297 chromosome 11, ASM2092103v1, whole genome shotgun sequence DNA.
CATTAATCAAATTATCTATTAtcattcgaccgaaaaaaataattacctgCTATGCAATAACAAATGGACAGTAACATACAAACCCCAACACCAGCCCTCCGGCCTCCACCATCTGCGATGGGCTTCAGAGCTCAGTCCAGCCCAACTCTGTGATAGTCCAGAAGGCAAAGTCTCTCAAACAAAAGCCCAATATCATCTTAAGCCCAACAAAGAAGCCCACAGGCCCAAAGCTGTCTTGCTCTTCAAGTCCCCCTTCCACAGGAGGAAAAACGATTGAAGCGCTCTGGAACATGCGAAAGCCTCCATGTCCCAGACCTCACAACGAAGGTGACAGTCATTATCTACCGGAGACAGCGAGCAATGGAGTTCGTTCCTGAAAAGGGCAAGGCCGTCCACGAAGACTGCGCTACCCTCGTCCTGGTCAGCTCGCGTTTCATCCTTCAAACTCTCATGTGCTCTttcttgaattctttttttggcttcctGGTCGTCGGTGCAGTCGTAGTGAGCTAGGGTCTAGCAAATAGTACCTGGAAAGGAACCTCGAAATCCCGGGAAACATCGAATTCGCCCTGTCATGTTTTCCCTTTTCGCTCGAGTTTACTTCAATTGCTGCAGCGCACTCCAGTTGAGTTAGGTTTCACATTGCTTTTTCTTTGCGTTGCTTTGTCGGCAAGCAAACCGAGCTTTGACTTGATCGGTTCCGATCTTTCTGGAGGCAGCCTGCGCTTTCGATTGGGAATGTCGGGCAGCTTGCAGTGGACTTATTGGTTTCCACGCTGCGAGCAGAGAGGACCGGGTTCTTGGATGATCCCAATATCCTTCCTTGCATCGGCAATGATGCGTACGGCCCCGTTCCATCCGGGGAGCTTGCGCTTCCACTTGAAGGTGATTGTCCTCTCATTTTGTCTGCTAAAGTTTTTTGGCCTTCATTCTGAGAAATGAATTAGAGACTAAAGGGTACTTGGTTGGTAAGGAGTATGGGCTTGTTCTTGGTGATTTGGTATTTTCATTTTGTGGATCAGATCAAAGGAACATGTCCTTGACAGTTGATACCGTATTTGTGATTGCAGCTTATGGTTCACCTTCCAATGCTGTGACTCTTGTCCAACAAAGGTCTCCAGTCATTAAGGTATCGGAAATCACTCATGGTTCACTGGTCAAGAACTTATGATTTGTCTTGTCCTCTGCTTTTTCTATGTTTACTTTATTCCATTGATCGTCTGAAGTGAAGATCTATTAGTAGGTATTTTTGCCAATCTAAGATGCATAAGTCGTGGCCAGATTAGGTCGACATATTCCAAATTGCTCTGTTATACTATGATACAGGTGTGGTTTTGATTATTTTGTAATATGCTCTGAAACTGTGATTTTAGATACCTTGTTGCAAAGGGGCTTTACTTATGCCGGATAATATAAGCTTTTTAACTTTCTTCAGTGAATGCCCTTTCTTTCATTAagtttttgagattttggataACTTTAGACATGATTTGTTCTTCTCAAATAACATAGATGATCCTATAATTGATTGAGCTTTTGATAATATGGTTTTACTCTATATTTTTCCTGAAGAGAATAGTTGGTTTTAAATATGATGACTTGGTATAGTGGAGAGATCTCCGTGGAAGTAAATGCATTGATAGACATTGTGTATTCTTCTGGCTTGATCTCTCTCATGCAAATGGCTGGCACCTTTGTGTGCTCAGCTCGCAcgcacacacatatataaaagGAGGGCGGTTCTCATTAGGAATTGCATAATGAGTAAAGTTCTTTTTGTGTGAGGATGGTATTAAACACTTTGTTTGTAATGGAAAAGCTTACGAACACCTGGTTCTCTTTTGCTTCATGTTTTGGATTTCACCTGAACTTTGGCTAGGGCTCGAGTTATTAAGGCATCAGCCacaaaggagagaaaagaaaactcatGAGCTATTATCCATTTCCATTTTTCGTTTGTCGTAATCCAAGCAATTATAGGTGATTCATAGGTGACCATGGTGTCAATTCCCCTGTTTCCTCAATTAACCTGTGTTAAATCTCTCAGATCTATCTGAATTTTTTGGATGTGGTCATTCAAACAGGGGATGATGATTGAGTTTGCAAAGAATTTGGCTGATTTTGCTGTTTCAAGTGGAAAGAAGCACATTGTGGTTCTATCTAGCTTAGATTTTGGGAAATGGCGAAGTATTGATACATCAAGGTAATGTGGGATTTACGCTTCTATAAACTATTTGGTACTGGGAATGGCAAATGACTCTGTTATTTGATTTCGAAGATCGAATTCCTTCATGTGGTGATTCATAGATTGATTATTATGGAGAATAAAGTACCTTCTTATTGCCGTTGAATTTTAACTCGTGGATTGTAGCTAAGAACTGGGACTTGGACAATTAGTTGTCTAATAAATGTATGACTCGTGTTTCTAGGAACCCTTCGCCAATGAAAGTTATATACTGGTCTATAAAGGTCGGATACTTATAATAAATATCTTATTGGCTTTTTATGGTGGAATGCAAGAAAGCTTCTCATGGAATATGGAAGCCTCTTTCAATTTAAGCTGCCTGCATTTCAACatattgttaattatttttcgTTCACGTGATTCTGTACCCGTCATCCACATCCATAATTGGTTTATCAGCAGAATTTGGGTCTTGCTGCTGCAGCCATGTATAATACTGAGATGCAAGAACTATGTATTGTTACTCCCAGTTCTATCCTAGCTTTATCTTTAAAGAACATTTATATGGGTGGTTACCAACACGAAATCTTTctctagattttatttttcctccagATATTTTCTGGTGACTTGATTGTTCATTGACGCTTTGATTTTCTCAGTGGATTGCAGACGTATTACCTTTCCAGCAGTAGTTCAGATGGATCAGATGATCAATGTGAACAATTTGGTTGGAAAAGACTGCCGGACTTTAACCCTGACCAGAGGTGTTGGAAATATCTTAGTACTTTAGCTGAAGGCAGTAATGCAGCAGAAGGTTTGCCTGCTGAAGACGATCTTGAAGAAGGCGACTACTACCCAAGTTTGCCTTTTGCCGCTCTTTTTTCGCTCTTCAAGGTGACCATTTTCCTGCACAAACAATCGTTTCTTTAATTGTCTCTATGTGTGTCTTGGGAAATTGTTGTCCGATGCCTCAGCCTACTAGGTGCCCGGATCTTTGCATCATATTGCTGCCAATCTGCATTTACCCAACAAATAGCGCTTCAGGCTCGATTTGCTCCACTGTTCtcaataaaagagaaaatagatAGGCTTTCCTTCTAGATGTGAAAATGGAATAGGGGTTACAGTTGCTGAATACTTTCCTTGGTTTCCATAATTGTAGACTAAAAggatgaaagatttagaagtTTAGGCTCTATTTGCTAGGGCACACTAAATCAATTATGTCAAAGCCATCTCAAAATCTAggtgatatatttttttctcatcttcTCATGGAGCATCATATTTGCGTGCTTATTCAGTTTAGAGACTTCAAATGAGTTGAATTAACATCTTTGTTCGTTGGCCAAATAACTTATAAAAGGTCCATCCCTTTTGATCAGGCCAAAGGTTTAAAGGTCACTTGTTTGCTGTGTTACTGCTCAGAAGGAGACAACATGTCCGAtgcttttcatcttgctgaagCAGTGCTCAAACTTTTGGGAGTGAGGAAAAATTTATGTGGTAATTTTCGCTCCatgcattgattttttttttttttcaacaccCTCCATTTAATCAGCAACAAAAGAACCTGTATTTCCTGTTTGCGTAGCATGCATATAACTTTTTATCATGTATGTCATCCTAGGACTCTAATTGATATTCCTTTGATCTGTGGAAATGCTCCATTTTTTATCTTTGTACTTTCACTTCTTTTCTATTAAATCCTTTTACTTTTAATGTTCCTAATCAAGTTTTTTTACTTCCTAAAACTGTCCGATCAAGTCTCTTTGGCTCAAAATTCACCTGAATCCACTTGACATGGCCATTGGAGGAAACCAGAACATGACGTGGACTAAATACTGCTTGCGTAGGCACCCACCATGGGGTGTGGAGaacgaatggattgaattttttataatctaTTCTTTTATTCTCCTGCTAATTCACTATCATGATGGGTGTCCGCGTAGACAATATTTAATTCTTGTCACACTCCGGCATCCTTCAACGGCCATGTTAACTGAATTAGGCTGGATTTTGTGTCAAAGGCATttgattagatttgtgtaaGTAGGACTTGattagaataaattaaaagtatagGGTCTCGATTGGAAAAATGGTGAAAGTTCACGGCAAAAAGCggaatttttccttaatctttcttttttcaaggaAAACATGGTTTTCcattaatatttcaaaagctgTCCAATGGGACAATTTGGAATCAATCTTCTGATTCTCTGTGTTTTAAACTACTCATAAGTCATGAAAGTTTCTTTTAAGCTTTGCCAAACAGATTTTGGCTCTCTTATTTCCTAATATCAGGTGATGTCGAAGTCTCTGTCACAGGTTATGCTCATGTGCTATCTTTCGGGTCATTTCGAGCATCATCGCTGGACATCTTAGTAACTGTATATTTTCATATTCTGATCATTAATCAACTGGACTTCAGTGTGTACTTTTGTTGTACCGAACCACTTCAAAGGTTTCAATCTTTCAACACTCCTAAAATTTTCGTGGGTGATGTTGAATGGCAAAACTGTTAGTTACATTAGATTTTACTATCTAAGCACAGCTGTAGTAGTAAGATTTAGCTCTTTTGCGGTTGAAATACCTCTTTCCCCGCAACCTATAGTTGGTTTGATTTGAGTTAGGAACTAGGAAATATAGATGCTGATGATAATCCGTTTCTGGCAATGGCTTCGGCCTTTGAGCAGGTCATGGAGGCGAGTGGATCATCCCATATTCTTGGAAGACTGTATACGGACCTCCTCCCGATATATCCATCTTTTAGGTCCGTAATGACTGGTGTAAGATCGATGCTTATGCATTCTGTTTCTGTAATGTTGTTGAAGATTCCTATGGCGAGTTTCATTTGGTCCGGGCTCCGTTCTTGTGCATGTCCAATTGCGTGCTTGCTTGATCCAGTTCGATACGCCTTGATGCTTTCAATGCCAAAACGATACGCCAGAAGAACTCCTAAGAAATCTCCATTGAAGTTTCAAGATGAAACAGAAAACGGCCATCTGTAATAGACTTTACTCAAGAATCCAACCCTCTCTTGGGGGAATTGATACTAACCAGTGATGATAAAGGTTGTGATTCAAGTTTCTTACCGAACGAAAAGGGGTGGATTCAAGATCAGGATAGGGGCGAATAATCGCTTTCGCAAGATGAACTATTTAGACTCACGTACAAACTTATGATGTCGACGTGCGACATCGCAATTGAACTTCACTCGAGGACCTATGGGAGCTCATTTGCTCACTATTAATGCCAACTAAGAAAGAAAACTTATGTCATCGATCTGCTATAATCATAATCGTTTGGAGTATCAATATTGATAAGAACAGGGGACCCAATGGTAGGGATCACATACACGAAATATGGACTGGCACTCTtcctccaaaagaaaatactatCGGCAATGAATCGGCCAATGGAGTGCCAGCAAGTGGCCATGCTCGGGGACCCAATGGCCGTCCGAGAATAACAGAGCACACGACGTGGCAATGCGTGGATGATTCCCTAACCCACAATGCATCGAACGTAGATCAAATTTATCCAGTTAGTTTTCAAATGCCGTCCGTCGATATCTCTTTGCCCATAATATTGACTCTCCACCAAAACTGGCAAACTGGCCTTACTCAAACGTAGGCCACGTAGCAAAAATGACAAGGCAATCCCAATTATAAAAATACTACATGATCAACCTACTGCGATCTCACACTTGTTATAAGTCCATCTTCTACATGAACAGACCACAGAGTTGTGTTAGAGCTTTGTTTGTGGGGTGTCTGTTTCTATTGCTCTTGTGGAGGGGAGAGAATGGGCAAGCATGGTTCCTTGGCGATGAGGACAGACCGAGTTGCGAGCGATTTGATAGCGTCGGATCTGAAAGAGATGAGCTACGCTGCCAAGAAGCTCATGAATCATGCGATCGAGTTGAGGAGCTCTGGATTGGGGACTACCATTCTTGAATGTGTTGCATCTGTCGCCGCCATGTATGTGCTCCTTAACCCTCACTCTCCCAACTTTTCTTGTTTCGATGGATGTTCTATT
It encodes the following:
- the LOC115735949 gene encoding proteasome assembly chaperone 2 isoform X1; the encoded protein is MEFVPEKGKAVHEDCATLVLPALSIGNVGQLAVDLLVSTLRAERTGFLDDPNILPCIGNDAYGPVPSGELALPLEAYGSPSNAVTLVQQRSPVIKGMMIEFAKNLADFAVSSGKKHIVVLSSLDFGKWRSIDTSSGLQTYYLSSSSSDGSDDQCEQFGWKRLPDFNPDQRCWKYLSTLAEGSNAAEGLPAEDDLEEGDYYPSLPFAALFSLFKAKGLKVTCLLCYCSEGDNMSDAFHLAEAVLKLLGVRKNLCGHGGEWIIPYSWKTVYGPPPDISIF
- the LOC115735949 gene encoding proteasome assembly chaperone 2 isoform X2 yields the protein MEFVPEKGKAVHEDCATLVLPALSIGNVGQLAVDLLVSTLRAERTGFLDDPNILPCIGNDAYGPVPSGELALPLEAYGSPSNAVTLVQQRSPVIKGMMIEFAKNLADFAVSSGKKHIVVLSSLDFGKWRSIDTSSGLQTYYLSSSSSDGSDDQCEQFGWKRLPDFNPDQRCWKYLSTLAEGSNAAEGLPAEDDLEEGDYYPSLPFAALFSLFKKETTCPMLFILLKQCSNFWE